A genomic segment from Nicotiana tabacum cultivar K326 chromosome 7, ASM71507v2, whole genome shotgun sequence encodes:
- the LOC107783682 gene encoding uncharacterized protein LOC107783682 isoform X1, with amino-acid sequence MYDAGLPFNCVNYKTFDKFIEAVGQYGPGMKPPSYHEVRVTHLKKEVKKMDQIIEEHKVEWNKFGCSIMMDKWTTQNGKMIINVLVNSPRRSVFLESHDASNSSTDGSKMYSLFRNTIDKIGKANVVQVVTDNASENVSAGKMMEAIYPNIYWTPCAAHCINLMFGDIFKENPYALVFIKAVKVYAYISQRPLLLNLMRKFTKERNLVRPAKTRFATTFLTLHSFYLQKANLRKLVLSTEWKDNKYAKEAAGKEAAKVLIAPSFWNDVVRALKVGGPLIRVLRMVDGEKKPPMGYLYEAMDRAKESIAASFDGNVRKYEKVFEIIDTRWNNQLHRPLHTAGHLLNSGLFYKNTSDETLDSEVWIGYHACLEKLIPNSATIDLIGEEFGKYSQADGLFGLPVAIRARDKRSPDYRGVPEVSHGPPTRKIPWAMHGSENKA; translated from the exons ATGTACGATGCAGGACTTCCTTTCAACTGTGTCAACTACAAAACTTTTGATAAATTCATTGAGGCCGTAGGACAATATGGCCCAGGAATGAAGCCTCCTAGCTATCATGAAGTTAGAGTAACTCATCTTAAAAAGGAGGTGAAGAAGATGGACCAAATTATTGAGGAGCATAAAGTGgaatggaacaagtttggatgttccattatgatggataaatggACAACACagaatggaaaaatgatcataaatgTGTTGGTGAACTCTCCAAGAAGGAGTGTTTTTCTTGAATCTCACGATGCTAGCAACTCTTCTACGGATGGAAGCAAAATGTACAGCTTGTTTAGAAATACTATTGATAAAATTGGAAAGGCAAATGTTGTACAAGTTGTTACAGATAATGCTAGTGAGAATGTTAGTGCGGGGAAGATGATGGAAGCTATCTATCCAAACATTTATTGGACTCCATGTGCTGCCCATTGTATCAACTTGATGTTTGGTGACATATTCAAGGAAAACCCATATGCTTTAG TTTTCATTAAGGCCGTCAAGGTATATGCTTACATCAGTCAGAGGccgttgttgttgaatttgatgaGGAAATTCACAAAAGAAAGAAATTTGGTTAGACCGGCCAAGACTAGATTTGCAACGACTTTCTTAACTTTGCATAGCTTTTACTTGCAAAAGGCAAATTTGAGAAAGCTAGTTCTTTCGACTGAATGGAAAGATAATAAATATGCAAAGGAAGCTGCGGGGAAAGAAGCTGCCAAAGTTCTTATTGCTCCATCATTCTGgaatgatgtcgttcgggctcTTAAAGTTGGTGGTCCTTTGATTAGGGTGCTTCGTATGGTGGATGGGGAGAAAAAACCACCAATGGGCTATCTTTATGAAGCTATGGATAGAGCCAAAGAGAGTATTGCAGCATCATTTGATGGAAATGTTAGGAAATATGAGAAAGTTTTTGAGATAATTGATACCAGGTGGAACAATCAACTCCATCGACCTTTGCATACAGCAGGCCATCTTCTGAACTCGGGATTATTTTACAAGAACACTAGTGATGAAACTTTGGATTCAGAGGTGTGGATTGGATACCATGCATGTCTTGAGAAGTTGATCCCTAATTCAGCGACGATAGATCTAATAGGGGAGGAGTTTGGTAAGTACTCACAAGCAGATGGCCTATTTGGTTTACCGGTTGCCATTAGAGCCAGAGACAAAAGGTCGCCAG
- the LOC107783682 gene encoding uncharacterized protein LOC107783682 isoform X2 — protein sequence MYDAGLPFNCVNYKTFDKFIEAVGQYGPGMKPPSYHEVRVTHLKKEVKKMDQIIEEHKVEWNKFGCSIMMDKWTTQNGKMIINVLVNSPRRSVFLESHDASNSSTDGSKMYSLFRNTIDKIGKANVVQVVTDNASENVSAGKMMEAIYPNIYWTPCAAHCINLMFGDIFKENPYALVFIKAVKVYAYISQRPLLLNLMRKFTKERNLVRPAKTRFATTFLTLHSFYLQKANLRKLVLSTEWKDNKYAKEAAGKEAAKVLIAPSFWNDVVRALKVGGPLIRVLRMVDGEKKPPMGYLYEAMDRAKESIAASFDGNVRKYEKVFEIIDTRWNNQLHRPLHTAGHLLNSGLFYKNTSDETLDSEVWIGYHACLEKLIPNSATIDLIGEEFGKYSQADGLFGLPVAIRARDKRSPGFISTEEDASTFDST from the exons ATGTACGATGCAGGACTTCCTTTCAACTGTGTCAACTACAAAACTTTTGATAAATTCATTGAGGCCGTAGGACAATATGGCCCAGGAATGAAGCCTCCTAGCTATCATGAAGTTAGAGTAACTCATCTTAAAAAGGAGGTGAAGAAGATGGACCAAATTATTGAGGAGCATAAAGTGgaatggaacaagtttggatgttccattatgatggataaatggACAACACagaatggaaaaatgatcataaatgTGTTGGTGAACTCTCCAAGAAGGAGTGTTTTTCTTGAATCTCACGATGCTAGCAACTCTTCTACGGATGGAAGCAAAATGTACAGCTTGTTTAGAAATACTATTGATAAAATTGGAAAGGCAAATGTTGTACAAGTTGTTACAGATAATGCTAGTGAGAATGTTAGTGCGGGGAAGATGATGGAAGCTATCTATCCAAACATTTATTGGACTCCATGTGCTGCCCATTGTATCAACTTGATGTTTGGTGACATATTCAAGGAAAACCCATATGCTTTAG TTTTCATTAAGGCCGTCAAGGTATATGCTTACATCAGTCAGAGGccgttgttgttgaatttgatgaGGAAATTCACAAAAGAAAGAAATTTGGTTAGACCGGCCAAGACTAGATTTGCAACGACTTTCTTAACTTTGCATAGCTTTTACTTGCAAAAGGCAAATTTGAGAAAGCTAGTTCTTTCGACTGAATGGAAAGATAATAAATATGCAAAGGAAGCTGCGGGGAAAGAAGCTGCCAAAGTTCTTATTGCTCCATCATTCTGgaatgatgtcgttcgggctcTTAAAGTTGGTGGTCCTTTGATTAGGGTGCTTCGTATGGTGGATGGGGAGAAAAAACCACCAATGGGCTATCTTTATGAAGCTATGGATAGAGCCAAAGAGAGTATTGCAGCATCATTTGATGGAAATGTTAGGAAATATGAGAAAGTTTTTGAGATAATTGATACCAGGTGGAACAATCAACTCCATCGACCTTTGCATACAGCAGGCCATCTTCTGAACTCGGGATTATTTTACAAGAACACTAGTGATGAAACTTTGGATTCAGAGGTGTGGATTGGATACCATGCATGTCTTGAGAAGTTGATCCCTAATTCAGCGACGATAGATCTAATAGGGGAGGAGTTTGGTAAGTACTCACAAGCAGATGGCCTATTTGGTTTACCGGTTGCCATTAGAGCCAGAGACAAAAGGTCGCCAG